A single region of the Salvia splendens isolate huo1 chromosome 18, SspV2, whole genome shotgun sequence genome encodes:
- the LOC121776431 gene encoding homeobox-leucine zipper protein ATHB-52-like, whose translation MDQFSYPTFKKKQKTHKKRMNEEQLRLLESNFNFNNKLDPEHKSRLALELGVPPRQVAIWYQNKRARDKIHGLETDHRAMRAQLERVLTDNSRLRDEMERLREELTRARGAAALGSGDEVNMEKDLYASLVRGGGPFDRYDFFG comes from the coding sequence ATGGATCAATTCAGCTATCCCACATTCAAAAAGAAGCAAAAGACACACAAGAAACGTATGAACGAGGAGCAATTGCGCTTATTGGagtccaatttcaatttcaacaaCAAACTAGACCCCGAGCACAAGTCGCGCCTCGCGCTTGAGCTCGGAGTCCCGCCCAGGCAGGTGGCCATATGGTACCAAAACAAGCGGGCGCGCGACAAAATCCACGGGCTAGAGACGGACCACAGGGCCATGCGGGCGCAGCTCGAGAGGGTGCTGACCGACAACTCGAGGCTTAGGGATGAGATGGAGAGGCTGAGGGAGGAGTTGACTAGGGCCCGAGGCGCGGCCGCCTTGGGCTCTGGAGACGAGGTTAATATGGAGAAGGATTTGTATGCTTCTTTGGTTCGGGGTGGAGGCCCCTTCGATCGATATGATTTCTTTGGATAG
- the LOC121777790 gene encoding glutaredoxin-C9-like has product MNLRDLVAEKSVVVFARKGCCMCHVVKLLLNGHGVNPAILDVDELDEADVTQVFGGAPQFPTVFVGGVLFGGLEQVMGAHISGELVPRLREARALWL; this is encoded by the coding sequence ATGAATTTGAGAGACCTGGTGGCGGAGAAATCGGTGGTGGTGTTCGCTCGCAAGGGCTGCTGCATGTGCCACGTGGTCAAGCTGTTGCTGAACGGCCACGGCGTCAATCCGGCTATTCTCGACGTCGACGAGCTGGACGAAGCCGATGTAACCCAGGTTTTCGGCGGTGCGCCGCAGTTTCCGACGGTTTTTGTAGGCGGAGTGCTTTTCGGAGGGCTGGAGCAGGTGATGGGGGCTCATATCTCCGGCGAATTGGTGCCCAGATTGAGAGAAGCTAGGGCTTTGTGGCTTTGA